In one Nitrososphaera viennensis EN76 genomic region, the following are encoded:
- a CDS encoding nitroreductase family protein, which produces MDIFDGIATKLDTRQFNSEDVPSGIKQSVLEAARLTGTGMNTQHWRFILVEGRDRLATLAEDSTSGQWVAGANFAVIVLTNPDYKFHMIDAGRVLQNMQLAAWNHGVASGIFTGVKDEKLREDFGIPKELNVTLVVGFGYPAKRLAGKKSRVPLNELVYYGRYGNAAA; this is translated from the coding sequence ATGGACATTTTTGACGGCATTGCAACAAAGCTCGACACGAGACAATTCAATTCCGAGGATGTTCCCTCTGGAATAAAGCAGAGCGTCCTTGAAGCTGCCCGGCTGACGGGGACTGGCATGAACACCCAGCACTGGCGGTTTATCCTGGTGGAAGGCAGGGACCGCCTTGCGACCCTTGCGGAGGACAGCACGAGTGGGCAATGGGTCGCAGGCGCCAATTTCGCGGTCATTGTCCTGACAAACCCGGACTACAAGTTCCACATGATAGACGCTGGAAGGGTGCTTCAGAACATGCAGCTAGCAGCATGGAACCACGGAGTCGCTTCGGGGATTTTCACGGGCGTAAAGGATGAGAAACTGCGCGAGGACTTTGGGATCCCAAAAGAGCTGAATGTTACGCTCGTCGTAGGCTTTGGATATCCTGCCAAGAGATTAGCGGGCAAGAAAAGCAGGGTGCCGCTGAACGAGCTTGTGTACTATGGAAGATATGGCAACGCCGCTGCCTGA
- the purQ gene encoding phosphoribosylformylglycinamidine synthase subunit PurQ, translating into MKIGIAVFPGSNCDRDVHHVLNKVVGIQADFIWHTKDRISGYDAMIIPGGFAFGDRLRAGIIAAHSPIVQEVKRMAKDGMPVLGICNGFQILVESGLLPGALMMNDSLRFVCRWTKVRVENNKTPFTGQFAKRQAFDIPVAHGEGRYVADSAILKELKKKNQIVLQYSNDDPNGSTGLIAAICNEQGNVMGMMPHPERASESLLSATGANDAVTVFRSLASYLQKEEQRAVA; encoded by the coding sequence ATGAAGATCGGCATCGCCGTTTTCCCCGGTAGCAACTGCGACCGCGACGTCCACCACGTCCTGAACAAGGTTGTCGGGATTCAGGCCGACTTTATCTGGCACACAAAGGACCGCATCTCCGGCTATGACGCCATGATAATCCCGGGCGGCTTTGCGTTTGGCGACCGCCTGCGTGCCGGCATCATCGCCGCGCACAGCCCGATTGTGCAGGAGGTAAAGCGGATGGCCAAGGACGGCATGCCTGTGCTTGGCATATGCAACGGCTTTCAGATACTCGTCGAATCCGGACTTTTGCCGGGCGCGCTCATGATGAACGACTCGCTCCGCTTTGTCTGCCGCTGGACCAAGGTCAGGGTGGAAAACAACAAGACGCCTTTTACCGGCCAGTTTGCAAAAAGACAGGCGTTTGACATACCGGTCGCGCACGGCGAGGGCCGCTACGTCGCCGACTCGGCGATATTGAAAGAGCTGAAGAAAAAGAACCAGATCGTCTTGCAGTATTCAAACGACGACCCAAACGGCTCGACAGGCCTGATAGCCGCCATATGCAACGAGCAGGGCAACGTGATGGGCATGATGCCGCACCCGGAGAGGGCAAGCGAGAGCCTGCTTTCTGCCACGGGCGCAAACGACGCGGTCACGGTTTTCAGGTCGCTTGCCAGCTATCTTCAAAAAGAAGAGCAAAGGGCGGTTGCGTGA
- a CDS encoding CBS domain-containing protein has translation MVAGVVRDIMTKEIVTINADRSALEAAKLMTEKGISSVFIVDRDGNPVGIVSERDFIKKICAKELVISQVKVGDIMSKILTTAGPETAIEVAVQRMVNHKIRRLPIMEGNKIVGIITVTDLAKHLRTTLLLEGALRDTESIDDVIATMGHDEKH, from the coding sequence GTGGTAGCCGGCGTAGTCCGCGACATCATGACAAAGGAGATAGTCACCATCAACGCCGACAGGAGCGCCCTTGAAGCGGCAAAACTGATGACGGAAAAGGGGATAAGCTCGGTTTTCATCGTCGACAGGGACGGAAACCCGGTGGGAATCGTGAGCGAGCGTGACTTTATCAAGAAAATCTGCGCCAAAGAGCTTGTCATATCGCAGGTCAAGGTAGGCGACATCATGTCAAAAATCCTGACTACCGCAGGGCCCGAGACGGCCATCGAAGTCGCGGTGCAGAGAATGGTAAACCACAAGATCCGAAGGCTCCCCATAATGGAGGGAAACAAGATCGTCGGCATCATCACGGTCACGGACCTTGCCAAGCACCTGCGCACCACGCTATTGCTGGAAGGCGCGCTGCGCGACACTGAAAGCATCGACGACGTCATTGCGACGATGGGCCACGACGAAAAGCACTAG
- the purS gene encoding phosphoribosylformylglycinamidine synthase subunit PurS — MARASSNNGKFLVQVIIENKPYINDPEGETIHRDLVVKGGYSDVKGVRSAKMLKMMVSASSEKEAEKTVQKLCEELRIFNPVVSNCTIKAQKAD, encoded by the coding sequence ATGGCGCGAGCTAGCAGCAATAATGGTAAATTCTTGGTACAAGTCATCATAGAGAACAAGCCCTACATCAACGACCCGGAAGGCGAGACCATCCACCGCGACCTGGTGGTCAAGGGCGGCTATTCCGACGTCAAGGGCGTCAGGTCTGCCAAGATGCTGAAAATGATGGTGAGCGCCAGCTCGGAAAAAGAGGCTGAAAAGACCGTGCAAAAGCTCTGCGAGGAGCTGCGCATATTCAACCCGGTCGTCAGCAACTGCACCATAAAGGCGCAAAAGGCTGACTAG